From the Garra rufa chromosome 17, GarRuf1.0, whole genome shotgun sequence genome, one window contains:
- the ripor2 gene encoding rho family-interacting cell polarization regulator 2, whose protein sequence is MAFPDITEDDLNELMREEAEDVFADDGVSSRFPDIMAAGTHSPGGPNGIIRSQSFAGFSTLQERRSRRGVLYDLDKQIKSIERYMRRLEFHMSKIDELYEGFCIQRRLRDGASKMKQAFTASPSTKGTRESLAEVNRRYKEYTENMSTFEAELENLLGEFHIKMKGLAGFARLCPGDQYEIFMRYGRQRWKLKGKIETNSKQSWDGEEMIFMPLITDLINIKVTELKGLATHILVGSVICETKDLFTAMPQVVAVDVNDLGTIKLNLEVAWFPFDVEDLTLSSGNISKATALQRRVSVYSQGTPETPTFQDTSFFSTLQDDVFENGGCGVAECKRLSFTFSDTPTSSPVPIQSNPEITVTPPETDTTSEPPPASEDQLVEEECVEEDCGSVSVSVSDPDLEWDPADAQGHGTGSAALSLCSESQLSAVGPEDVVFLESNMPDEAMELKPVELDGEEGSLTRQLVRRLTSSDMLPEAGTVSWSGESSRTFQESSLEEAIQSLLLRLESLGQRCGELQDLEQEVMRFEDLLKCRVPAHRSRSSSLSLTVESALESFDFLNTSDFDDDDTGDDAAALSRAVFFDMESERIGSGQHPEARGHLSEALTEDTGVGNSVAGSPLPLTTGNENLDVAIIVHLQYCNHLVQLLTSGGSQSQNKTYLHKLTTQTLLLEELSEKNFDRPGSCILISDVLPGLVERPSLMSLWSDCSGGLFHTTLDRVLKHMHLSFALPLQQTLPHSPDSVIRMVVNEMMDKSELASTLCPSLSPLAQDVLTVFQFHHYTVEHDVTDMEQHLLDLAKEVMLEEALSCGDTERCMKELQEVSIVCLQPRPQTLWAMAALLTSEDPDMMKAATAFLSSAASHEHFRSKAVDCYTQALSEVDRSRVACAALSCLQAVESIDAVVLLCDSADEDLRQIAIETLLTLGEDGRLAYEQLDTVPREMVRLGTRRGNAVTTSF, encoded by the exons ATCGACGAGCTGTACGAGGGCTTTTGTATTCAGAGACGGTTGCGTGATGGCGCCAGTAAGATGAAACAGGCCTTCACTGCTTCACCCTCCACTAAAGGCACACGTGAGAGTCTGGCGGAGGTCAACCGCAGATACAAAGAGTATACAGAG AACATGAGCACTTTTGAGGCTGAGCTGGAGAACCTGTTGGGGGAGTTTCATATCAAAATGAAAG GATTGGCTGGTTTTGCCAGGCTTTGTCCCGGCGATCAGTATGAG ATTTTCATGAGATATGGCCGACAGCGGTGGAAACTGAAGGGGAAGATCGAAACGAACTCCAAGCAGAGTTGGGATGGAGAGGAAATGATCTTCATGCCCCTCATTACAGACCTCATTAACATCAAG GTGACCGAGTTAAAAGGGTTGGCCACTCACATTTTAGTGGGTAGTGTGATCTGTGAAACCAAGGACCTGTTCACCGCTATGCCTCAGGTTGTAGCTGTAGACGTCAACGACCTGGGAACCATTAAACTTAACCTGGAGGTCGCCTGGTT TCCGTTTGACGTGGAGGATCTAACCCTGTCCTCTGGAAACATCAGTAAAGCCACCGCCCTTCAGAGACGAGTATCAGTGTACAGCCAAGGCACACCCGAGACGCCCACTTTCCAGGACACGTCTTTCTTT TCCACATTACAAGACGACGTGTTTGAAAACGGAGGCTGCGGTGTGGCTGAATGTAAGCGCCTGTCCTTCACCTTCTCTGACACGCCGACCTCAAGCCCCGTCCCCATCCAATCAAACCCAGAGATCACTGTCACGCCTCCTGAGACGGACACTACCTCTGAACCACCTCCAGCCTCTGAGGATCAGCTGGTTGAGGAAGAGTGTGTGGAGGAAGACTGCGGCAGTGTCAGTGTCAGCGTCAGCGATCCAGACCTGGAGTGGGACCCGGCTGATGCCCAGGGGCACGGCACAGGCTCCGCAGCTCTCTCGCTGTGCTCCGAAAGTCAGCTGTCTGCAGTGGGACCAGAGGATGTGGTGTTCCTGGAGTCCAATATGCCTGATGAAGCCATGGAGCTGAAGCCAGTCGAGCTGGATGGGGAAGAAGGCAGTCTGACCAGGCAGCTGGTGAGGAGGCTCACCTCTTCTGACATGCTGCCCGAGGCTGGGACTGTGAGCTGGTCTGGAGAGAGCAGTAGGACCTTCCAGGAGAGCAGCCTGGAGGAGGCCATTCAGTCCCTGCTCCTGCGGCTGGAGAGCTTGGGCCAGCGCTGCGGGGAGCTGCAGGACTTGGAACAGGAGGTTATGAGATTTGAAGACTTGCTTAAG TGTCGGGTACCTGCTCATAGAAGCCGTTCGTCAAGCCTCAGTTTGACCGTGGAGAGCGCTCTGGAAAGTTTCGACTTTCTCAACACCTCTGACTTTGATGACGATGACACAGGAGATGATGCTGCTGCTCTCTCACGTGCCGTCTTCTTTGACATGGAGTCAGAGAGAATCGG GTCAGGTCAACATCCAGAAGCAAGAGGCCATCTGAGTGAAGCCCTCACAGAAGACACTGGTGTCGGGAACAGTGTGGCTGGCAGCCCGTTGCCTCTTACTACAGGAAACGAGAACCTAGATGTGGCCATCATTGTTCATCTACAATACTGCAATCATCTTGTTCAG TTGTTGACCTCAGGAGGAAGCCAGTCACAGAACAAGACATACCTGCACAAACTAACAACTCAAACACTTCTGCTGGAGGAGCTCAGTGAGAAAAACTTTGACAGACCAGGCAGCTGCATTTTAATCTCTGATG TATTGCCTGGGCTAGTGGAGCGTCCATCGCTGATGTCTCTGTGGTCAGACTGCAGTGGTGGTTTGTTCCATACTACACTGGACCGAGTGTTAAAGCACATGCATCTTAGCTTTGCCTTACCACTGCAACAGACTCTGCCTCATTCTCCTGACTCAG TGATCAGGATGGTGGTGAATGAGATGATGGACAAGAGCGAGCTGGCCTCAACCTTGTGTCCATCACTGTCCCCTCTTGCACAGGATGTCCTCACTGTGTTTCAGTTCCACCACTACACTGTTGAACACGATGTCACAGATATGGAGCAACACCTTCTGGATTTAGCCAAAGAGG TCATGCTTGAAGAGGCCCTGAGCTGTGGGGACACAGAACGTTGTATGAAGGAACTACAGGAAGTTTCCATCGTGTGTCTTCAGCCTCGCCCTCAAACCTTGTGGGCCATGGCTGCGCTGTTGACCTCTGAGGACCCGGACATGATGAAGGCCGCTACAGCCTTCTTGTCCTCTGCTGCCTCACACGAACACTTCAGGTCAAAG GCTGTTGATTGTTACACACAAGCCTTATCAGAAGTAGATAGATCAAGAGTTGCATGTGCTGCTTTGAGCTGCCTGCAG GCTGTGGAAAGCATTGATGCTGTGGTGTTACTGTGTGACTCAGCCGATGAAGATCTCCGCCAGATTGCCATAGAAACCCTTCTTACTTTGG GTGAAGACGGGCGGCTGGCGTACGAGCAATTGGACACAGTGCCGAGGGAGATGGTGCGGCTGGGGACTCGCCGCGGTAACGCTGTTACCACTTCGTTTTAG